A stretch of DNA from Triticum dicoccoides isolate Atlit2015 ecotype Zavitan chromosome 2A, WEW_v2.0, whole genome shotgun sequence:
gtcacctactatgtgttatgatccggtaaccccgaagtgacaataatcgggatcattcccggtgatgaccgtagtttgaggagttcatgtattcactaagtgttaatgctttgttccggtactctattaaaaggaggccttaatatcccttagtttccaataggaccccgctgccacgggagggtaggacaaaatgtaatgcaagttcttttccataagcacatatgactatattcggaatacatgcttacattacattgatgaactggagctagttctgtgtcaccctatgttataactgttgcatgaggaatcgcatccgacataattatccatcactgatccattgcctacgagctgttcacatattaatctttgcttagttactttaccgttgccattgttataatcactacaaaaccaatgctattacttttgctattgttaccgttacttccatattactttgctactaaatactttgctgtagatattaagcctTCCAGGtgaagttgaattgacaactcaactgttaatacttgagaatattctttggctcctcttgtatcgaatcaataaatttgggttgaacactctaccctcgaaaactgttgcgatcccctatacttgtgggttatcaatatactATCTGTCATCAGCATGGGGCGACCCTTGCTAAAATTTGGGATCAAAATACTATAAAGCTGACTTTCAGAAGGGTCTTTACCCCCACTATGATGGAAGGCTGGTATTGTATTGAGCAAATTATTACTAGCACCATTTATTCAGCAGGGGAAGACTCTCTAATTTGGCAACACGAATCCAAGGGGGAGTACACAACTGGGTCCCTGTATAGTATAATTAACTTCAGAGGAGTGCAATCGGTTTACATCCCCTCTGTTTGGTCTATTAATGTTCCCCCCTAGAGTGCAGGTGTTTTTGTGGCTTCTCTCTCACAATAAGCTCATGGGTAGAGATAACCTCTCTAAAAGAGGCATTGAAAGATCTCTGGAATGTGTTTATTGCTCTAAGAAAAGTCAATACATCATCTTTTTTTGACTGTATTGTTGCAAAACAGATGTGGAGCTCTGTTTCAGAGTTTTTCTCCCGTACTTTAGGGTCTGACTACTTGTCCATTGCCAAATATTGGCTTGCCAATAAGAAACACAATGCTCTAAATTCTATACGTGCTTGTGTACTATGggccatttggaaacataggaattCCTGTATTTTTAAGTATGTAATGTGGATTGATGTGAAACAGGTTTGGAACTTGGTCCCGGGGCTCTTGAAGAGGTGGCTGATCCTTTTCAAAGATGCAGCTCGGTCTAGAATAGAGGAATTCATGACAAGGGTATCCCTGATTCTAGACACTCCTTTCCAGGTTACAGCAGGGTGATGGGACTAGACAAAAACACTGAAGGTGTTTTTAGTCCGGTGCTTCATACCAAGCTGAACCTGGGAGGGATGTCAGCACCTGTGCATGGAGGTACACCGCCGTCGCCACCCAGAAGCCCAGGCAGTTCTACTTGCAAACACACCCTGTTGAGCCCCGTGACTGCGTTGGAACAACCTGGCTCTCCATTGCAACCAACAAAGAAGATCAGGCGCCCGGGTGCCGGAATGGCTCCCACGACTGGAATCTGGAAGAGCCTGGGGATCCTTCAAATGCCTGAGGGGGCTAAGCAAGATGCACCCTCTGGAGTGGAGATCCCAGTCTAAAATCTGATGTTATATTGATGTCCTGTAGTAGCTATGAGGGTGGCTTTAGCGTGTAATTTGTAccgttctttctttctttctttctgaacCTGCTTTTGCATGGTTGTCGAACTTGGAAACTCTGGTTTCGTTATGCTAATAATGGAATCGGGGGGTTTCGACCCtcctttcactaaaaaaatttaaatTTTAAACAATGTTAATCCTCTAAGAAAGATATATATGCAATGTAAAAAATTTATTCATGCAAAGATTTAAAAGTTGATAGCATTCAAAAACATCTTCATGACAAAAGATGTCCACGCTTTCAATAATACGTTCATAATAAAAATACTAATTCAATGTAAAAAATGTTTACATAAGTTAGAAAAACATGTTTTGTACCATTCAAAAACTGTTCATTTAGTTTAATAATATATCTCGTACcattcagaaaaatgttcatgacattTAAAAGAAATGTTCACGCATTTAAAAAAACAATtgtaacatttttaaggatttttaTGCAATGTAATAAAATGTTGACCCAATGTTTAAAAAATGTCTGTGCCATTAAAATTATGTGAACGTATATTTGAAAAATCTTTAGCATGTATTTGGAACAGTGTTAAAAAAGGTACGTCATGCATTAAAAAATTGGTCAAAATTTATCAAAAAATTGTTACATATGTATTACAAAAAATGTACAAAGCATACTGAAAATATACATGCGCTGAAAAAGAGAAAAGGGAAAAAATCGAAGAATACAAAGAAAAGCAGTGAAAAAAATAAACGAAGAAAACTGACATAGAAaccaaagaaaaagaaataaaaaatgaaaatgatAGAAAGAAACAAGAaaccaaagaaaaaaataaagaaacgcAGAAAACTAATAAACGGCAATTATGTTAGTTTAGTTTTTTCTAAATGTTCCAGGCTATTCTgaaaatgttcacgcatttcaaaaaatgtttgagacATTTTGAGAAGTATTTATACAATACATAAAGATGTTCATGTAGTTTGAGAAATATAATTGTTGCCACTAAAATAATATTTgccatatattaaaaaatatgtagCATGTATTCAAAAAAATGTACAAAACAAGtatttttaaaaatgtacatcatgTATATTCAATAAACATTCAACCAATATCGAAAAAATTATGGGTGTATAAAAAATATGTGTACTGAAAAAAGTAGACATGTGCAAAAGAGGAAaaagaaatgaaataaaattaAAAGAAGTCAAGAATATGAAAGAAAGCCgatgaaaaaatattgaaaaagAGAATATCGAAGAAAACGACAAAGGAAACCGAAGAGGAAGAAAATGGAAAAAACGAAGAagtgaaaaaggaaaggaagaaaaagagaaaaccAAAGTAAACCGCTGAAGAAGAAAAAACATTAAGAAAATACAGTAAAACAACATAGGAACACCGAGAAAAAAATCCGGTCCCACTAGGGAACCGGAGTTAGGCCGGCCTATAACGGGCCCGAGCGGGCCAATTGTGCTACTACACTTGCATGGAACGCTTGGGGGCCCAGGCCTGTCTGAGCTACATAAATTAAGCAATTGAGCATAGCAAGATGAAACGTGTTCACTAATTAAGCAATTTAGCGAAGCATGCTCTATCTCTCGGAggtggccgccatgtttggttaggtcaTCCTGCAGATCTttctttcgtccctgtaaacattgtgacggatTAATAAAAAGCTTCGGGAGATTGTCTTAAAGAAAAAGCAAGATCAAACGTTTGTAAAAAGAAAAGGCAAGATCAAAAGCCAATgagttcatgatttttttttcaaactcgTGAATGTTTCTCAAACATGAAAAACACACTCATGATTTTTCCTCGAATTTTCGTTTTCACTTTGGCAGCAGGTAGTTAGAAAAACATTATTACAAGATCAAAAGACACAGGTGATTGCCCGCCACGGCTATGGGTTGGTAACTTGGTATCAGGTGGAGGCCGATCGACGGTAAAGCGCACCGTCAggccgccggccgccggccgccaATGCATGCACACACGATACAACCGCGAAAACGAAAGCTGCGGGATAAAGCGCACGGCATGCATGTTTGCTACACGCTCTTTGCGTGGCGGAGAACATTTCATGGCATCCGACTCCGAGAAGCTGGTCGTATTCACGTGGAAAAGTCTTATCTCATTGACAATTACGTGCACCGGATATGGCTCTCGTCCCATTTGGATATATATCACACGAGAGACGTGCAGCAAGCAAATCACCGCTGGACTTTCTGAGATGAGTCTCTGTGGGCAACAGTAGGTTTTCAGATGAGAACCAAGGAGGAGGTTGTCTTTTAACTGGGCTTGATTGAGCGCTAGGATACAGTGATCTTATACCGACGATGATGAACTGATGATGAGACGATTGATCAGGCCACCTTCCATAGCCCATGCATGATGAAGCAAATGGATCGATCAATCAATCAATCGAACATGGTGTGAACGGATCCAGGCGTATCTCCAGATTGCGGCGGGGCACCGAACCGGCCGGAGTAGCTAGCAGTAGCAATTGCGAGTCACTCGAAGGGGCACAGGTTGTCACTTGTCAGGTTGACGCTAGGACGAGGCCTGCATGTCCGTTTCATCGGCCGGGGTCCGGGAGCAGCTGGCTGCGTGCAACCAACCACCACGCCGTGCTTGCAAGGCTGCAACCGAGAAACGAATACGGCCAACGGTGCCCTTTTCGTTATCGGACGAGCAACCCGGCCCCTTCACGACTGCTCTGCAGTGTCCAACGAAGATCGAAACCATGGTGCAGTACTGACTGtactgcgcgcgcgcgcgcgcacgcgcactAGGAAGATCGGGCAGAAAGATAGGCAGGCACCTGATGACCTGAATACCTAACGAATGAAATAAGCTCCTCACTCCACTGGACTATTATATACtccttccgtttctaaatataagtctttttaaaaatTCCACTACGGACTAAATACAAAGCAAAATGAATAAATCTacgttctaaaatatgtctatatacatccgtacatAGTctctagtggaatctctaaaaagacttacatttaggaattaGGAACGAAGAGAGTATTTTTCTAGACAAGTTTGGCGATTGAGGTAAGCCGTGACATCAATCGAAAGGTATAAGATATTTAGGCGGATCGGTGGGATTAGGTTATGAGAGAGATAACCAAGCAAACAACGGGGGACCATAGCCGTAGCATGTTCTGGATGCATATATACTTTAGAATTGTGTATACAATTGGTCAAGTGATCGCACTTTTCAATTTCCAACTGTGGCCCAAAATATTGTAAATTGCCTGATGCGATGCCATGATGTAGGAACACTCTGTCGACATGAACTACTCGTTCGTAGTAGCAGAGTGCTTTTGCCTCTTTCTCATCAGAAAATAAAGGAGAAAATAATTGTATCATAATAATATTGTACTACAACGAATGGAGAGTGACTTGTCATTACTCCACCGCAAACCTTGCATATTTGAAAGTTCAATCTAGTATGCAATCTAGTATGAAAATGTAGCATGTAGATTCCGGTACTTTTCGTCTTAATGAAATTGAGGCTGACCCCCTTTCTTAGCACAACGATAAAATAAGGACTAAGAGCAACTCTATCAGCGGAAACGCTCCTTCACGAGAGCCCGCATACTTGCCTGGTCCGTAAAAAAATTTACCGCTGTCCGTAAACCGCACGCCCCGACCAATATATCTACGGTTTCGCGGCGCGTTTGCGGGTCGAAACCCTATCCCCCGTCGCCGTCGGGCCACGCAATTCCCCACCCCTCTTCTCGACatttctcgccgccggcgacccccttccgcctccagccgccatgtggggctgcatgtggagctccggacgcggctccgacagcagatccggcggcggcggcgacccccAGCGCGGGCGGCGTGTCTGGTCGGACGACACGAGGAAGCGCGGGGCGTGGAAGTGGACCAACCGCGGCCTCTCGTCGCCGCCGAGCCACGCAATTCCCCACCCCTGTTCTCCACATTTCTTGCCGCCGGCNNNNNNNNNNNNNNNNNNNNNNNNNNNNNNNNNNNNNNNNNNNNNNNNNNNNNNNNNNNNNNNNNNNNNNNNNNNNNNNNNNNNNNNNNNNNNNNNNNNNNNNNNNNNNNNNNNNNNNNNNNNNNNNNNNNNNNNNNNNNNNNNNNNNNNNNNNNNNNNNNNNNNNNNNNNNNNNNNNNNNNNNNNNNNNNNNNNNNNNNNNNNNNNNNNNNNNNNNNNNNNNNNNNNNNNNNNNNNNNNNNNNNNNNNNNNNNNNNNNNNNNNNNNNNNNNNNNNNNNNNNNNNNNNNNNNNNNNNNNCGCCTCCAGCCGCCATATGGGGCCGCATGTGGAGCTCCGGACGCGGCTCCGATAGCATATCCGACGGCGGCAGCGACCCCGAGCGCGGGCGGCGCGTCTGGTCGAACGACGCGAGGAAGCGTGGGGCGAGGAAGTGGACCAACCGCAGCCTGTCGCCGCTGCCGAGCCACGCAATTCCCCACCATATTCTCCACATTTCTTGCCGCCGGCGACCCCGTtccgcctccagccgccatgtggaGCCGCATGTGGAACTCCGGACGCGGCTCCGAcagcagatccggcggcggcagcgcgggcgGCGCGTCTGATCGGACGGCGCGAGGAAGCGCGGGGCGAGGAAGTGGACCAACCGCGGcctctcgccgccgccgagctTCCGCGTCTGCGAGACGGACGAGTACGACCGTCGGCACGGCCGTACCCCGTCTTCTGTCGCGTCCTTCTCCTCCGCGGCGAGATCTTCCTACGCTAGGAGCTCCTCCTCTTCTGGCGCGGGCCTTCTCCCcatgaagagggagtggtcggaggagCCAGAGGACTTCGAGTTCGTCCCCGTCAAGAAGGAGCCCGAGGAGCTCGACCGTCGCAGAGTCGTCGGGCCGGAGGACTTCGTCGCCACGCCGACGCGGTTGCGGCCGCCATTGTCGAGCGGAGCGTGCGGGAGGAGGCGGAGCGCCGGCGCCACCACGAGGAGCTCGAAGACCTCCAGTTCCGGCAGGCGGTTGCGGCCAACCTCGCCGCCAAGGAGAAGGACGACAAGTGGCGGCGCATCCTCGAGGAGCAGAGGGCGAAGTACATCGACCTcggcagctccggcgaggaggattgagctcctccacggcgtcgtccatggccgcgagctcgccaCCGTGAGATCCCCACCCCTGTAGTACTAGTACTGATGTAGTATGTAGTATGAACTAGTGTTTGTAGTGTTTGATCATGTAAAATatatgtagtatgtgatgaactactcGCGTCCACGAGGTGCAATTTCTTCCATGAAActgttttttcaaattatgcagttTTATCTATGGTTTCTGTTCGGCCGCGCTAGTTCTCGACCCGTAAATGAGATCTTCGTGAAACTGTAAACACATTTTGCGGGTCGAGATTTTGTGGGGTCTGTTAGAGTTACTCTAATAAAGTTGAGGAGAGGAGGACAAGGGGCGGCATCAAGTTGGAGGACGATGCCCTTGCTGCGAGACTGACCTGACCTGGGAGCGCCCATTCGCCCGTGTCTGACCTTTGAGCTCTGATTCCTATCGCCAGCCAAATTCATGTCATGTAATTCAGGGATGCCTAATCATTGAGCCCCAAAATGGCTTTTTCCTGAACTGTTCAACAGTTCAGTCAACCAAAAAACAAGATAGTGTGATGTGGAAAAGGTTATCGGTTCAGCTCTACATGTCTATTCATGTGCTAGCAGTTGTAGACAGGAGGTGAACCGTGTTAAAATGTACtccaccgttcctaaatataagtctttttagaaattctaatacaaactacatacgaagcaaaatgattgaatctacactttaaaatgcgTCTATGCATATTTGTATGTAGCTCATATTAAAATTTCTAGAAAGACTTGTATTCAGAAATGGATGGAGTAGAGTACTAGTAACATCTAGCAAGCCCTTATCCTCCTGGATTTGCATGTCTGTATGTGCCTTGATATCTTCCTTGTGTACAGAGAGCTTAGCTGCTCCAAGGTAAGCACTTGCACAAGTTAATCGGGTCTGCATAGCAACAAAATGTGGTCCCAAAAGCGAAtgcccttttctctttttcttctgCATTTGTTTTATTGACATTGAAGCATGATAGCAACTAAAAACACACAAAAAACCCTAGAAAGGACAAGATGTGCGTTTTCAGATCTACTCCGTCAGAGATATAACTGTGAGTGTGATctcgttttttttttttgaaaaggggagaaaaccccggcctctgcatcagtacGATGCATACGGCCCTCTTATTATCAAAATAAAGTAGTGCCAACATGGTTCCAAAGGTCTTCAAAAAGGTGTCCCTCTTTTTTTTTCAAGAAGGAGTGTAAGCCCCCaacctcttttttctttttgtgaAACTGATGGAGCTTTATTTCAAATTCATAGGATTACAATCGAGTGACAGTATATCCTCGCAACATGTAGGGCCTCTGTTCATCCATACCGTAGtatccctggcctctgcatcatctTGTTTTCCTCTTTAAATTCATGGCGGTCTATTTTTTGTAGCAACAACATGCTTAGACCGTTTTTTCTTTTGAGCGGAACGTGCTTAGACTGTTGGCTGTGCTAAAAagaagtttcaatttttttttccgcGTGAAGATTTGAACTTCTTTTACCGAAAAAAGAGAGGCAGAGTACGGATAGATAACAACGTACAGAGACTTCATTCCTACTGCGTTCATATGCACCAGGACCGAAAGGGATGCAatccaatgcatctaccaatgtGTACTCTCATGATTCCTCAGATCTATCAGAGATCAGGGTAGCTGGGTAGGTCAGCATAGACCCCCCTGACTCCATCGTCCAAAGTCAAAATCCCCGTCGCCCAAGGAACAAGGCCTCTTCACCTCACCGCAAATCTCTATACCCAACACGCATTACTGGCACAGTGGCACCGCCCACTCAGCTGCCTTCCTGGCCGATATATAAACACCTCTCTGCGTGCCGGTATGCAGTTGCAATATATCTGACCAAGAGAGAGCCCATCCCCGAGATATTGGCCTGGCCCCGTGACCTACCTTGCCTAACTCTCACGGTCTCACCGCCCCCTCCATCTCTCTCTCGCGTGCCGGGGTCGAAGCTGCGTGCACAGATCGTGCCATGAAGGTGCAGTGCGACGTGTGCGAGGCCGAGGCGGCCTCCGTCTTCTGCTGCGCCGACGAGGCCGCGCTGTGCGACGCGTGCGACCGCCGCGTCCACCGCGCCAACAAGCTCGCCAGCAAGCACCGCCGCCTGTCCCTCCTCCACCCGTCGCCGTCCTCGCCCTCCTCGTCGCCTTCGTCGAAGCCGCCTCTCTGCGACATCTGCCAGGTGGGATATACAAATCAAGAACGTTTTTAGAGAGTTGTGCCATTTGTGTTGCTACAGCGAGAGCTGATGCTATCTCGTTGTGGGCTGCAGGAGAAGAGGGGGCTCCTGTTCTGCAAGGAGGACAGGGCGATCCTGTGCCGGGAGTGCGACGTCCAGGTGCACACGGTCAGCGAGCTGACGAGGCGGCACGGCCGGTTCCTGCTCACCGGCGTGCGCGTCTCGTCGGCGCCGGCGGAGTCCCCCGCGCCGTCGggtcaggaggaggaggaagggaacAGCACcagcccctgcaacgccgactcctgcAGCGGCGACGCCAGCGCCAGCGCGAGCGTGAGCGACGGCAGCAGCATCTCCGAGTACCTGACCAAGACGCTGCCCGGGTGGCacgtcgaggacttcctcctggacgacgccgccgtcgccgtctccTCGAACAAGCCGTATCAGGTCAGTTCCAGACTTCCAGCCCACTGCAAATACTACTAGGAGTACTTTTATCAGGCAATCAGAGACAACTTGCGAGCACCATGAAACATGCATGATAGCTCCCAATGCTTTTGAGCTCGCAATCATCTTCTAGATAGTTCATCTGCTCTGCTCTAACCAGTAGCCACGCCCCGCTCCCAACACTATTGAGCTCGCAATCATTAAGGCAGTTTGTTGCCATGCTCGCAACTAGCAGTGAGAAAAATCCGAAGCGGCTGACCAGGGTGTCAGGATAATGTCTAGTGGAGAGTGGAGAGCATCAGGATATGATGCTCTAACGCAAAATGGCCATGGGAATATCTACTCGCTCCTGCCACTTTTGGCATTCCGGATTTAACTGTACAAACAAAACAGGCTCGTTTTTTTTTTCTTGCTTGGACTAATTTAGCAACTTGGGCGTCTCCTCAGCAGGTAGGGCTGGCTCGGGTCGGTGGGCCGCAAGAAGGGTACCCGGCGTGGGCGGGCCAGGAGCAGCTGATCGGTGGAGTCGTTGTCGCCGCGGGTGAGCGGGCCAGCCGCGAGCTGTGGGTACCGCAGATGCACGCGGGGGCGGCGTGGGCCGGCAGCAAGCGACCTCGGCCGTCGTCGTCTCTCGGCTCCTCCTCCTACTGGTGAAAACGTG
This window harbors:
- the LOC119355914 gene encoding B-box zinc finger protein 20-like isoform X1, producing the protein MKVQCDVCEAEAASVFCCADEAALCDACDRRVHRANKLASKHRRLSLLHPSPSSPSSSPSSKPPLCDICQEKRGLLFCKEDRAILCRECDVQVHTVSELTRRHGRFLLTGVRVSSAPAESPAPSGQEEEEGNSTSPCNADSCSGDASASASVSDGSSISEYLTKTLPGWHVEDFLLDDAAVAVSSNKPYQQVGLARVGGPQEGYPAWAGQEQLIGGVVVAAGERASRELWVPQMHAGAAWAGSKRPRPSSSLGSSSYW
- the LOC119355914 gene encoding B-box zinc finger protein 20-like isoform X2, which translates into the protein MKVQCDVCEAEAASVFCCADEAALCDACDRRVHRANKLASKHRRLSLLHPSPSSPSSSPSSKPPLCDICQEKRGLLFCKEDRAILCRECDVQVHTVSELTRRHGRFLLTGVRVSSAPAESPAPSGQEEEEGNSTSPCNADSCSGDASASASVSDGSSISEYLTKTLPGWHVEDFLLDDAAVAVSSNKPYQVGLARVGGPQEGYPAWAGQEQLIGGVVVAAGERASRELWVPQMHAGAAWAGSKRPRPSSSLGSSSYW